TCATCACGCGCAAGGCCTACGGCGGCGCGTACATCGTCATGGGGTCCAAGCAGCTCGGCGCCGACATCAACCTCGCCTGGCCCACCGCCGAGATCGCCGTCATGGGTGGCCAGGGCGCCGTGAACATCCTCTACCGCGGCGAGATCAAGCGCGCCGAGGAGGCGGGCGAGGATGTCGCGGCGGTTCGCACGAAGCTCGCGAACGAGTACACGTACAACGTCGCCTCCCCGTTCCTCGCCGCCGAACGCGGCGAGCTCGACGGCGTCATCGAGCCCGCGGCGACCCGCGTGGCCGTCGTGAAGGCGCTCAGGGCGCTCCGCACCAAGCGGGCCAGCCTGCCGCCGAAGAAGCACGGGAACATCCCGCTGTAGGGGGCGCCATGACCGACGACACCACGACGGGCGCACCCGGCGCATCCGGCACCGCCCGACCATCGGGCGAGGCAGCGGGCGACGACCGCGTCGACGCCATCCGATTCGTCACCCGTCAGGTGAGCGACGAGGAGACCGCCGCCGTGACCGCGGTGCTCCTCGCGGCACTCGACGAGGCCGGCGGGACCGCGGCGATCGAGGACGAGCCCCGCCGCAACCCCTGGGTCCGGAGCGGCAACGCCCTCCGCGCCCCCATCGAGGTCGGCCGCGGCGCCTGGTCGCGCTCCACGCGCTGACCCGGCGTGTCCCCCGTTCGGCGTCGGCCGATGCGGAGCCGGGAACCCGCCGCCGCCGTATCGCGGGGACCGCTCGGAACGATCGGTCGGGGCTGTCCCCCGAAACCCTCGTTGTCCCCCCAAATGATGACTTTGCGATCGATGGCATCTGGTCCAGTATTGGTGTTGCAGGCTCCGTGATGGAGTCGCCACCGTCACCGGTCGGGTAACCGGTGACCGTTGGGGGCGAGTCAGGGCGATATTCGGGTTGTCGCCGTGGCTCGGGCTTGATGGGGGGTCGATCTCAGATCGGCCCCCCACCTTCTTGTCCGGGGAACCTCACGCCCGGGTCACCTCGCTGCGCGGGATCTCCATCCAGAACTCGACCTCGAGGTCGTCGGTGTTCTGTGCCGGCGCCGCGCCGTCGGCCGGTTCCCTGAGGCCCACCACGGTCACCGCGACCGGAGACCCCTCCGCAGCGGTCCGGGCGATGATGCGATCGGCGTTCGACCGCGCCACCGCCTCCGCCAGGCGCGACAGCACCCGGTCGCGTGATGGCTCGTCGAGGTCGTCGATGCCGCCCTCGTCGAGCAGCGTCACGGTGATGCCCCGTTCGCGCGCGCGCTGCACCTCGGTGCGCACCGCGTCGGTCAGCAGCATCCGCCCACGGATCTCGTCGCGGATCGCCGCCTCGAGCATGCGGCATTCGCGCCGCTGGCCCTCGGTCAGGACGCCCCCGACATCGGCGATGCGGCGGAGCATCGGCGCCGCGATGCGATTCGTCTGGGCCAGTCGCATGCGACCCTCGAAGAGGTGCGCGTCCTGGGCGGCCTGCCACGCCGCAGCCTCGCGCTCGGCCTGGGCATACCGCCGGGTCTCGCGCGCTGCGGTCGTGAGGGCGGTCGTCAACATATGGGCGATCGCCACCCACACCATGCTGCCGATCACGCCCAGGGTGCCGAGCGCGATCGGCCCGGCCCAGATCACCGTCTGCACCGCGAGCACGATCACGCCCGTCCAGGCCGCCACCAGCTGACGCCTGGCCGCCGCGATGGTCATGAGCGTGCCGACCGCCGCCACGTACCAGGTCGCGTATCCGTTCGGGGCATCGGGATCGAGTTGGCTCGTCACCAGGAGGGGCATCACGATGCTCACGGCGAGGTCGAACGCGGCCAGCCAATCGGGCATCCGCATGCGCTTCGCCGGCCAGAGGCTCGCGGCCGTCGCGACCGAGTAGAGCACCAGCGCGACGATCGTGGGCAGCGGTGAGCGCGGGATGTTCAGCGAGTAGATGCCGAGCACCACATGGTAGATCGAGAAGAGGGCGCCGAGCGCGAGGAGGAGCCAGCGGGGCACGGTGATCATACGTCGCCCCCTGACGCGCCGGCCGGCCAGGCGATGGTGATCGTCGCGCCGTGGTGCGGAGCGGAGACGATCTCGGCGCTGCCGCCCGCGTTGGCCATGCGCTCCTCGATCGACACCCGGAGCCCGAGCCGTTCGTCGGGCACGCTCGACCGGTCGAAGCCCGCACCGTTGTCGGCGATCTCGATCACGCAGCCGCCGGCCCGAACCCCGCGGATCCGGAGCTCGCGTCGGGTGGCGCGTCCGGGTTCGTCGGCGTGCTGCATGCTGTTGACCATCGCCTGCACGGACGCCGTGTACAGCGCCTCGACCGCCTCGACCGGCAGTTCCACCCCGCCCGCGTTCACCACGCGCACGGTGAAGGGCGCCGAGAAGGTGGTGAGTGCCGCCCGCAACCGCCGGACGAGCACCGGCAGTCCCACGTTCTCGAGCGCTCGTGGGCCGGATGCGCCGGCCTCGTCGAGCCGGTTGATCGCATCGCGGGCCATTCGCGCCGCGAGCGCCTGCTCCTCGGGTGACGCCGCGGCCGCGGCCGAGAGCAGGGTGGTCAGCACGCTGTCGTGCACCAGGGCGTCCACCTTGACCCGCTCGTTCTCGGTGGCGTGCTGGCGGGCGGCGAGGTCGTAGCGCTGCAGCGCGCCCTCCTGTGCGGTGTCGACGGCCTCGGCCGCCTGGCGGAGCATGGTGATGATGACGAGGACGGCGACGCCGAGGATGACCGCGTACATGGCGTCGAGCACCGCGAGCAGGCCGTTGACCTGCCCGCCCGCGGGGAACAGCCGGATGATGCCGTAGAGGATCGGGATGGCGATCGTGTAGGCCGTGGCGCCCGGCACGGGAAGGGCGATCACGGCGGCGGCCGTGGCGACGGTGCAGATGTAGTAGAGCCAGGGGGCCTGGCCGTCGAGTGCGGCAGGATCCACGACGAGCAGGGGCCACACCAGCAGTGCGAGGGCGTAGAGGCCCGCGAGCGCGAGGGCCGCACCGCGCACGGCCACCTTCGCGACGCTCGCGACGGCGAGCGTCGCCATGGTGCCGTACAGCACCGCCATGAGGGCGGCGCCGGCACCGGGGATCAGCGCCGAGGACTGCGCGAGTGCGAGCGGCAGCGTCTGCGCCCCGAACACGAGCCCGAAGAGGCCGAGCGCGCGCCCCGAGACGGTCTCGACCTGCGCACGCGTGACCGCGGTCCGGCGGCGCGTGGCGAGTCGCGCGACCCGCCATTCAACGGCGGCCATCCCCGCCTTCGCCATCGAGTCCGGGGAGGATGCCGTCTTCCACCGCGCGCCGCAGCAGGTCGACCTTGGTGGGCGCGGGTCGCCCCACCTCGACGTACTTGGCCCGGATGCGGTCGAGGTACTCCCTGGCCGTGGAGTGGGCGATGCCGAGCTGCACCGCGACGAGCTTCAGCGGCAGTCCTGACGCGTAGAGGTGCAGCACGTCGCGCTCACGACGCCCGAGCTGCGCCTTCGCGAAGTCGCGGTCGGCCTCGATCGCGCTCGCCCACTCGACATTGTTGAGCACCTCGCCGTTGGCGACGGTCGCGATCGCACCGATGACCATGGACATGGGCGACGCCTTCGGGATGACGCCTGCGGCACCGGCGGCGAGCGCCTCGCGCACGGCGGCGACGCGATCGGCGATGCTGTGCACGAGCACGGCGCTGCCGGTGTCGCGCACGGCGTGCACGTTGCGCGTCACGGAGGAGCCGTCGCCGAGTGACAGGTCGAGCACCACCACGTCGCAGGAGCGGCCGTCGAGGGCGACGAGGAGGTCGGGGACGTTCGCCGTCTCGGCGACCACCACGTAGCCCGCCTCGCGGCACGCTGCCCGGAGCCCGAGCCGGACCGCCTCGTGGTCGTCGACGATCGCGACGGTCGCCGCAACCGGCGTGGGTGGTTCACCAGACATCCGTGTCCCCCTTTCCCCGACAGTCACACGATAGCGGTCAGCCTGGCCACGGCCTCGACATGATGCGTGTTCGGGAACAGATCGAACGCGACGAGGTCGTCGAACCGGTATCCGCGTTCCCGCAGGAGCCCCACGTCGCGCGCCAGGGCCACCGGATCGCACGCCACGTAGACGAGCTGGCGGGGCCGCAGCTCCGCGAGCCGGTCGACCACGGCACGGCCCGCGCCCGACCGCGGCGGATCGAGCACGACCGTGGCATCACGCAGGCGGGACCGCTCTCCGGCGGACGAGCCCTCGGCGAGGTCGTCGAGGAAACGGTCGACCCGTGCCGTGACCGCGCGAGCACCGACCCAGTCGGCGAGGTTCGCTCCCGCGTGCTCGGTGGCGCCGGCCTCGGCCTCGACGGTCGTGATGCGCACCGTTTCTCCGAACCGGTCGCCGACCGCGGCAGCGAGCAGCCCCACGCCCCCGTAGAGGTCGAGGTTCGCCGCCCGGGGATCGAAGAGATCTGGATTGATCAGCGCCTGCACGGCGGCCGAGAGGGTCGCCGCCGCCCCGCGGTGCACCTGCCAGAACCCGTCGCGGTCGAGGCGGAACGTGCGGTCGCCGACGCGCTCCTGGATCGTGGGGCGCGACCCACGCGGCATCCGCTCATGGTCGACCACCACGAGGGCGGGGTCGCCGGACGATGGGGCGACCAGGTCCACGGCGCGTGCGCCGGGGAACCGCCCGTGGAGCGGCGCGAGCTCCTGCAGCGACGCCACGGCCAGGGGCACGGATGCCACGGGCACGACCGTGTGGGTCCGCGCGGCGTAGGGCCCCACCGAGCCGTCGTCGTCGACCTGCAGGCGGATGCGGGTGCGCCACCCCGTGCCCTCGGGGGTCACGCCGGGCGCGAGCGACGGATCGACGGCGCGTACCTCGACGTCGCGCTCGACGCCGCCCATGCGCTCAAGTGCGTCCTGCAGCACCTCCCCCTTGAGCGCCCGCTGCCGTTCCGTGCGGATGTGGCCGAACTCGGCGCCGCCGGCACGCGCTGCCGGCGGACGTTCAACGGATGCCTCGGCCCAGACGTGCTCGCGCCGGTCGGCCGATGCCGTGAGCACCTCGAGGGTCTCGGCACGCCAGAAGCGGTCGTGCCGCCGGTCGGTGACCCGGGCGACGACTCGCTCGCCGGGGATGGCGTCGGCGACGAACACCACACGTCCTTCGTGGTGGGCGACGAAGACCCCGCCGTGCGCGACCCGTTCGACGTCGAGTTCGACGACGGGACCGTCCGTCTCGGGCGGAGCGGGGGCCGGACGCCGGGAGCCGCGGCCACGCGGATCGGGACGGCGGGGACGACGACGGGATTCGGCCATGCTCCGAGCATTCCACAGGCTGCGGCGGTCACGGCAGGATGGGGGCATGCGCCTCTACCTCGCCTCCACGTCGCCGGCCCGGCTGCAGACCCTGCGGGCCGCCGGCATCGAGCCCATCGCGATCGCCCCGGGCGTCGACGAGGAGGCCGCCGTCGCGGCCGCGGAGGCGGAATCCGGCCGGCTCGAGGCATCCGACATGGTGCAGTTGCTCGCGCGGGCCAAGGCCGAGGCGATCGTCGGCGTCGCCCACGACGGCGAGCCGATCGACGGCCTCATCCTCGGCGGCGACTCGGCCTTCCTCACCGGCGGCTCCATTCACGGCAAGCCGCACCGGCCCGACGTGGCCCGCGAACGCTGGCTCGCGCAGAACGGCGGCCACGGCGACCTGTGGTCGGGGCACTGGCTGATCGACCACCGCGGCGGCCGCGCGAACGCGGCAGTGGGACGGGCGGATGTCGCGACCGTGCGGTTCGCCGCGCTCGACGACGCCGAGATCGACGCGTACATCGCGACCGGCGAGCCGCTGCTCGTGGCCGGCGCCTTCACGATCGACAGCCTGGGCGGTCCGTTCGTCCGACGGGTGGAGGGCGACCCGTCGACGGTCGTCGGCCTGTCGCTGTCGACGCTGCGCGACCTGGTTCGCGAGCTCGGCGTCGAGTGGACCGCGCTCTGGAACCGGGCCTGACCGGCCGGATCAGCGGCCCCGCGGCATGCGCCGCCCCCACGACCATTGTCGACGCCCGCAAGGGTTGGATTCCTTTTTTGTGGAAGCAACCCAAAGGCCTTCGGGGGCCGGCCAATAGGCTTGAGCATTATGCCGCGCATCACGAAGGTCCTCATCGCCAACCGTGGCGAGATCGCCGTCCGCGTCATCCGGGCCGCCCGTGACGCCGGTATCGGCTCCGTCGCCGTCTACGCCGACCAGGACCGCGATGCCCGCCACGCCAAGCTCGCCGACGAGGCCTACGCGCTCGACGGCACCAC
This DNA window, taken from Agromyces sp. 3263, encodes the following:
- a CDS encoding acyl-CoA carboxylase epsilon subunit, encoding MTDDTTTGAPGASGTARPSGEAAGDDRVDAIRFVTRQVSDEETAAVTAVLLAALDEAGGTAAIEDEPRRNPWVRSGNALRAPIEVGRGAWSRSTR
- a CDS encoding ATP-binding protein, which produces MAAVEWRVARLATRRRTAVTRAQVETVSGRALGLFGLVFGAQTLPLALAQSSALIPGAGAALMAVLYGTMATLAVASVAKVAVRGAALALAGLYALALLVWPLLVVDPAALDGQAPWLYYICTVATAAAVIALPVPGATAYTIAIPILYGIIRLFPAGGQVNGLLAVLDAMYAVILGVAVLVIITMLRQAAEAVDTAQEGALQRYDLAARQHATENERVKVDALVHDSVLTTLLSAAAAASPEEQALAARMARDAINRLDEAGASGPRALENVGLPVLVRRLRAALTTFSAPFTVRVVNAGGVELPVEAVEALYTASVQAMVNSMQHADEPGRATRRELRIRGVRAGGCVIEIADNGAGFDRSSVPDERLGLRVSIEERMANAGGSAEIVSAPHHGATITIAWPAGASGGDV
- a CDS encoding response regulator transcription factor, which produces MSGEPPTPVAATVAIVDDHEAVRLGLRAACREAGYVVVAETANVPDLLVALDGRSCDVVVLDLSLGDGSSVTRNVHAVRDTGSAVLVHSIADRVAAVREALAAGAAGVIPKASPMSMVIGAIATVANGEVLNNVEWASAIEADRDFAKAQLGRRERDVLHLYASGLPLKLVAVQLGIAHSTAREYLDRIRAKYVEVGRPAPTKVDLLRRAVEDGILPGLDGEGGDGRR
- a CDS encoding TRAM domain-containing protein codes for the protein MAESRRRPRRPDPRGRGSRRPAPAPPETDGPVVELDVERVAHGGVFVAHHEGRVVFVADAIPGERVVARVTDRRHDRFWRAETLEVLTASADRREHVWAEASVERPPAARAGGAEFGHIRTERQRALKGEVLQDALERMGGVERDVEVRAVDPSLAPGVTPEGTGWRTRIRLQVDDDGSVGPYAARTHTVVPVASVPLAVASLQELAPLHGRFPGARAVDLVAPSSGDPALVVVDHERMPRGSRPTIQERVGDRTFRLDRDGFWQVHRGAAATLSAAVQALINPDLFDPRAANLDLYGGVGLLAAAVGDRFGETVRITTVEAEAGATEHAGANLADWVGARAVTARVDRFLDDLAEGSSAGERSRLRDATVVLDPPRSGAGRAVVDRLAELRPRQLVYVACDPVALARDVGLLRERGYRFDDLVAFDLFPNTHHVEAVARLTAIV
- a CDS encoding Maf family protein, whose translation is MRLYLASTSPARLQTLRAAGIEPIAIAPGVDEEAAVAAAEAESGRLEASDMVQLLARAKAEAIVGVAHDGEPIDGLILGGDSAFLTGGSIHGKPHRPDVARERWLAQNGGHGDLWSGHWLIDHRGGRANAAVGRADVATVRFAALDDAEIDAYIATGEPLLVAGAFTIDSLGGPFVRRVEGDPSTVVGLSLSTLRDLVRELGVEWTALWNRA